From the genome of Oncorhynchus tshawytscha isolate Ot180627B linkage group LG31, Otsh_v2.0, whole genome shotgun sequence, one region includes:
- the LOC112233340 gene encoding protein MTSS 1 isoform X4 codes for METVIERECSALGGLFQTVIGDMKSSYPVWDDFISKAGKLQSQLRTTVVAVAAFLDAFQKVADLATGSRGGTRDIGSALTRMCMRHRSIEAKLRQFSMVFIDCLINPLQDQMEEWKRVANTLDKDHAKEYKKARQEIKKKSSDTLKLQKKAKKADVFGRGDIQPQLDNAMQDISDKYLLLEETEKQAVRKALVEERSRFCTFVSMLRPVVEEEMSMLGEITHLQTLTDDLKALTMDPHKLPPASEQVILDLKGSESSWSYHTPPSSPSTIASRKSSMCSSLNSVNSSDSRSSGSHCHSPTSHYRYRSSALPQQGPARLSSVSSHDSGFISQDAYQSKSPSPMPSDTNPQLSNGHDHQHHGPSTALYLSGGGMQEVYPDLPPSSPSTPLASPSYSPTSPVWAWSRPGSALLVDYPPYCALGPGMIPSSKVPTWKDWAKPGPYDQPMVNTLRRTKEKRETPNPSSPQATTPGDEPQRAKGTNAVTTAKQEEAEAHEELALALARGLQLDIQHSSRDSLQCSSGYSTQNTTPCCSEDTIPSQVSDYDYFSVGGDQETDQPDFNKFSTIPRNSDISQSYRRMFQAKRPASTAGIPPTAPSPGSIVTPGVATIRRTPSSKPNLRRSSGGLGLGPIPIKPPMIPVKTPTVPEHPGLFFRGEGEGGGPLSPLSSAGDNGLVSPKAPWDAQASSDPPTPPPQPGSRLSEWDREALPEVQEEEPGCGEGEDVLLAIRRGVKLKKTMSNDRSAPRIV; via the exons GCGGCACCAGAGACATCGGTTCAGCCCTCACCAGGATGTGTATGAGGCACCGGAGCATCGAGGCCAAGCTCAGGCAGTTCTCCAT GGTTTTCATCGACTGCTTGATTAACCCTCTGCAAGACcagatggaggagtggaagagagtgGCCAACACGCTGGACAAGGACCACGCCAAAG AGTACAAGAAAGCCCGTCAGGAGATCAAAAAGAAATCCTCCGACACTCTCAAGCTGCAGAAGAAGGCAAAGAAAG CTGACGTGTTCG GCCGGGGGGACATCCAGCCCCAGCTGGACAATGCCATGCAGGACATCAGTGATAAGTACCTGCttctggaggagacagagaagcagGCGGTCAGGAAGGCCCTGGTGGAGGAGCGGAGCCGATTCTGCACCTTCGTCTCCATGCTGAGGCCCGTCGTG GAAGAGGAGATGTCCATGTTGGGGGAGATCACTCACCTGCAGACCCTCACTGACGACCTGAAGGCTCTGACCATGGACCCGCACAAGCTGCCCCCCGCCAGCGAGCAG GTCATTCTGGACCTGAAGGGATCTGAGAGCAGCTGGTCCTACCatacccctccttcctcccccagcACCATAGCATCCAGGAAGTCCAGCATGTGCAG TAGTCTGAACAGCGTCAACAGCAGCGACTCTCGCTCCAGCGGCTCTCactgccactcccccacctcccACTACCGCTACCGGAGCTCCGCCCTCCCTCAGCAAGGCCCCGCCCGCCTCTCCAGTGTCTCCTCCCATGACTCTGGCTTCATCTCCCAGGATGCCTATCAGTCCAAGTCTCCATCGCCCATGCCCTCTGACACCAACCCACAG CTGTCAAACGGGCACGATCATCAACATCACGGGCCATCCACCGCCCTCTATCTGTCAGGCGGGGGCATGCAGGAGGTCTACCCcgacctccctccatcctccccctccacccccctcgcCTCGCCCTCCTACTCTCCCACCTCCCCCGTGTGGGCATGGTCGAGACCAGGTTCTGCCCTCCTGGTCGACTACCCCCCCTATTGCGCCCTGGGTCCGGGCATGATCCCCTCCTCCAAGGTCCCCACCTGGAAG GACTGGGCCAAGCCAGGGCCCTATGACCAGCCCATGGTGAACACCCTGAGGAGGAccaaggagaagagggagactccAAATCCCAGCAGCCCCCAGGCCACCACACCAGGGGACGAGCCCCAGAGAGCCAAGGGAACCAACGCAGTCACAACAGCCAAG CAGGAGGAGGCGGAGGCCCATGAGGAGCTGGCCCTGGCTCTGGCCCGCGGGTTGCAGCTGGATATCCAGCACTCCAGCAGGGACTCCCTGCAGTGCTCCAGTGGCTACAGCACCCAGAACACCACACCCTGCTGCTCTGAGGACACCATACCCTCACAAG TGTCCGATTATGACTACTTCTCCGTGGGTGGCGACCAGGAGACGGACCAGCCCGACTTCAACAAGTTCTCCACCATCCCCCGCAACAGTGACATCAGCCAGTCCTACCGCCGCATGTTCCAGGCCAAGCGGCCGGCCTCCACAGCGGGCATCCCCCCCACAGCCCCCTCCCCCGGCAGTATTGTCACCCCCGGGGTGGCCACCATCCGCCGCACGCCCTCCTCCAAGCCCAACCTGCGGCGTTCCTCCGGAGGCCTGGGTCTGGGCCCCATCCCCATCAAGCCCCCCATGATCCCTGTCAAGACGCCCACTGTTCCCGAGCACCCCGGGTTGTTCTTCAGaggagagggcgagggagggggACCGCTGAGCCCACTCTCTTCAGCGGGGGACAACGGCTTGGTGTCTCCCAAGGCACCCTGGGATGCTCAGGCCTCCTCCGATCCACCCACTCCCCCACCTCAGCCTGGTAGCAGGTTGTCAGAGTGGGACCGTGAGGCCCTGCCAGAGGTTCAGGAGGAGGAGCCTGGCTGCGGTGAGGGGGAAGATGTGCTCTTGGCCATACGGCGAGGGGTCAAGCTGAAGAAGACTATGTCCAACGACCGGTCAGCGCCACGAATAGTGTGA
- the LOC112233340 gene encoding protein MTSS 1 isoform X1, translated as METVIERECSALGGLFQTVIGDMKSSYPVWDDFISKAGKLQSQLRTTVVAVAAFLDAFQKVADLATGSRGGTRDIGSALTRMCMRHRSIEAKLRQFSMVFIDCLINPLQDQMEEWKRVANTLDKDHAKEYKKARQEIKKKSSDTLKLQKKAKKADVFGRGDIQPQLDNAMQDISDKYLLLEETEKQAVRKALVEERSRFCTFVSMLRPVVEEEMSMLGEITHLQTLTDDLKALTMDPHKLPPASEQVILDLKGSESSWSYHTPPSSPSTIASRKSSMCSSLNSVNSSDSRSSGSHCHSPTSHYRYRSSALPQQGPARLSSVSSHDSGFISQDAYQSKSPSPMPSDTNPQTSGSSSSAASETCQPVSEGSCSSSSSSSSPASSKETCSSTRVEQLSNGHDHQHHGPSTALYLSGGGMQEVYPDLPPSSPSTPLASPSYSPTSPVWAWSRPGSALLVDYPPYCALGPGMIPSSKVPTWKDWAKPGPYDQPMVNTLRRTKEKRETPNPSSPQATTPGDEPQRAKGTNAVTTAKQEEAEAHEELALALARGLQLDIQHSSRDSLQCSSGYSTQNTTPCCSEDTIPSQVSDYDYFSVGGDQETDQPDFNKFSTIPRNSDISQSYRRMFQAKRPASTAGIPPTAPSPGSIVTPGVATIRRTPSSKPNLRRSSGGLGLGPIPIKPPMIPVKTPTVPEHPGLFFRGEGEGGGPLSPLSSAGDNGLVSPKAPWDAQASSDPPTPPPQPGSRLSEWDREALPEVQEEEPGCGEGEDVLLAIRRGVKLKKTMSNDRSAPRIV; from the exons GCGGCACCAGAGACATCGGTTCAGCCCTCACCAGGATGTGTATGAGGCACCGGAGCATCGAGGCCAAGCTCAGGCAGTTCTCCAT GGTTTTCATCGACTGCTTGATTAACCCTCTGCAAGACcagatggaggagtggaagagagtgGCCAACACGCTGGACAAGGACCACGCCAAAG AGTACAAGAAAGCCCGTCAGGAGATCAAAAAGAAATCCTCCGACACTCTCAAGCTGCAGAAGAAGGCAAAGAAAG CTGACGTGTTCG GCCGGGGGGACATCCAGCCCCAGCTGGACAATGCCATGCAGGACATCAGTGATAAGTACCTGCttctggaggagacagagaagcagGCGGTCAGGAAGGCCCTGGTGGAGGAGCGGAGCCGATTCTGCACCTTCGTCTCCATGCTGAGGCCCGTCGTG GAAGAGGAGATGTCCATGTTGGGGGAGATCACTCACCTGCAGACCCTCACTGACGACCTGAAGGCTCTGACCATGGACCCGCACAAGCTGCCCCCCGCCAGCGAGCAG GTCATTCTGGACCTGAAGGGATCTGAGAGCAGCTGGTCCTACCatacccctccttcctcccccagcACCATAGCATCCAGGAAGTCCAGCATGTGCAG TAGTCTGAACAGCGTCAACAGCAGCGACTCTCGCTCCAGCGGCTCTCactgccactcccccacctcccACTACCGCTACCGGAGCTCCGCCCTCCCTCAGCAAGGCCCCGCCCGCCTCTCCAGTGTCTCCTCCCATGACTCTGGCTTCATCTCCCAGGATGCCTATCAGTCCAAGTCTCCATCGCCCATGCCCTCTGACACCAACCCACAG ACCTCTGGCTCTTCATCCTCGGCCGCCTCTGAGACTTGCCAGCCTGTCAGTGAGGgcagctgctcctcctcctcgtcctcctcctcacctGCCTCCTCTAAGGAGACCTGCTCCAGCACTAGGGTGgaacag CTGTCAAACGGGCACGATCATCAACATCACGGGCCATCCACCGCCCTCTATCTGTCAGGCGGGGGCATGCAGGAGGTCTACCCcgacctccctccatcctccccctccacccccctcgcCTCGCCCTCCTACTCTCCCACCTCCCCCGTGTGGGCATGGTCGAGACCAGGTTCTGCCCTCCTGGTCGACTACCCCCCCTATTGCGCCCTGGGTCCGGGCATGATCCCCTCCTCCAAGGTCCCCACCTGGAAG GACTGGGCCAAGCCAGGGCCCTATGACCAGCCCATGGTGAACACCCTGAGGAGGAccaaggagaagagggagactccAAATCCCAGCAGCCCCCAGGCCACCACACCAGGGGACGAGCCCCAGAGAGCCAAGGGAACCAACGCAGTCACAACAGCCAAG CAGGAGGAGGCGGAGGCCCATGAGGAGCTGGCCCTGGCTCTGGCCCGCGGGTTGCAGCTGGATATCCAGCACTCCAGCAGGGACTCCCTGCAGTGCTCCAGTGGCTACAGCACCCAGAACACCACACCCTGCTGCTCTGAGGACACCATACCCTCACAAG TGTCCGATTATGACTACTTCTCCGTGGGTGGCGACCAGGAGACGGACCAGCCCGACTTCAACAAGTTCTCCACCATCCCCCGCAACAGTGACATCAGCCAGTCCTACCGCCGCATGTTCCAGGCCAAGCGGCCGGCCTCCACAGCGGGCATCCCCCCCACAGCCCCCTCCCCCGGCAGTATTGTCACCCCCGGGGTGGCCACCATCCGCCGCACGCCCTCCTCCAAGCCCAACCTGCGGCGTTCCTCCGGAGGCCTGGGTCTGGGCCCCATCCCCATCAAGCCCCCCATGATCCCTGTCAAGACGCCCACTGTTCCCGAGCACCCCGGGTTGTTCTTCAGaggagagggcgagggagggggACCGCTGAGCCCACTCTCTTCAGCGGGGGACAACGGCTTGGTGTCTCCCAAGGCACCCTGGGATGCTCAGGCCTCCTCCGATCCACCCACTCCCCCACCTCAGCCTGGTAGCAGGTTGTCAGAGTGGGACCGTGAGGCCCTGCCAGAGGTTCAGGAGGAGGAGCCTGGCTGCGGTGAGGGGGAAGATGTGCTCTTGGCCATACGGCGAGGGGTCAAGCTGAAGAAGACTATGTCCAACGACCGGTCAGCGCCACGAATAGTGTGA
- the LOC112233340 gene encoding protein MTSS 1 isoform X5 — METVIERECSALGGLFQTVIGDMKSSYPVWDDFISKAGKLQSQLRTTVVAVAAFLDAFQKVADLATGSRGGTRDIGSALTRMCMRHRSIEAKLRQFSMVFIDCLINPLQDQMEEWKRVANTLDKDHAKEYKKARQEIKKKSSDTLKLQKKAKKADVFGRGDIQPQLDNAMQDISDKYLLLEETEKQAVRKALVEERSRFCTFVSMLRPVVEEEMSMLGEITHLQTLTDDLKALTMDPHKLPPASEQVILDLKGSESSWSYHTPPSSPSTIASRKSSMCSSLNSVNSSDSRSSGSHCHSPTSHYRYRSSALPQQGPARLSSVSSHDSGFISQDAYQSKSPSPMPSDTNPQTSGSSSSAASETCQPVSEGSCSSSSSSSSPASSKETCSSTRVEQDWAKPGPYDQPMVNTLRRTKEKRETPNPSSPQATTPGDEPQRAKGTNAVTTAKQEEAEAHEELALALARGLQLDIQHSSRDSLQCSSGYSTQNTTPCCSEDTIPSQVSDYDYFSVGGDQETDQPDFNKFSTIPRNSDISQSYRRMFQAKRPASTAGIPPTAPSPGSIVTPGVATIRRTPSSKPNLRRSSGGLGLGPIPIKPPMIPVKTPTVPEHPGLFFRGEGEGGGPLSPLSSAGDNGLVSPKAPWDAQASSDPPTPPPQPGSRLSEWDREALPEVQEEEPGCGEGEDVLLAIRRGVKLKKTMSNDRSAPRIV, encoded by the exons GCGGCACCAGAGACATCGGTTCAGCCCTCACCAGGATGTGTATGAGGCACCGGAGCATCGAGGCCAAGCTCAGGCAGTTCTCCAT GGTTTTCATCGACTGCTTGATTAACCCTCTGCAAGACcagatggaggagtggaagagagtgGCCAACACGCTGGACAAGGACCACGCCAAAG AGTACAAGAAAGCCCGTCAGGAGATCAAAAAGAAATCCTCCGACACTCTCAAGCTGCAGAAGAAGGCAAAGAAAG CTGACGTGTTCG GCCGGGGGGACATCCAGCCCCAGCTGGACAATGCCATGCAGGACATCAGTGATAAGTACCTGCttctggaggagacagagaagcagGCGGTCAGGAAGGCCCTGGTGGAGGAGCGGAGCCGATTCTGCACCTTCGTCTCCATGCTGAGGCCCGTCGTG GAAGAGGAGATGTCCATGTTGGGGGAGATCACTCACCTGCAGACCCTCACTGACGACCTGAAGGCTCTGACCATGGACCCGCACAAGCTGCCCCCCGCCAGCGAGCAG GTCATTCTGGACCTGAAGGGATCTGAGAGCAGCTGGTCCTACCatacccctccttcctcccccagcACCATAGCATCCAGGAAGTCCAGCATGTGCAG TAGTCTGAACAGCGTCAACAGCAGCGACTCTCGCTCCAGCGGCTCTCactgccactcccccacctcccACTACCGCTACCGGAGCTCCGCCCTCCCTCAGCAAGGCCCCGCCCGCCTCTCCAGTGTCTCCTCCCATGACTCTGGCTTCATCTCCCAGGATGCCTATCAGTCCAAGTCTCCATCGCCCATGCCCTCTGACACCAACCCACAG ACCTCTGGCTCTTCATCCTCGGCCGCCTCTGAGACTTGCCAGCCTGTCAGTGAGGgcagctgctcctcctcctcgtcctcctcctcacctGCCTCCTCTAAGGAGACCTGCTCCAGCACTAGGGTGgaacag GACTGGGCCAAGCCAGGGCCCTATGACCAGCCCATGGTGAACACCCTGAGGAGGAccaaggagaagagggagactccAAATCCCAGCAGCCCCCAGGCCACCACACCAGGGGACGAGCCCCAGAGAGCCAAGGGAACCAACGCAGTCACAACAGCCAAG CAGGAGGAGGCGGAGGCCCATGAGGAGCTGGCCCTGGCTCTGGCCCGCGGGTTGCAGCTGGATATCCAGCACTCCAGCAGGGACTCCCTGCAGTGCTCCAGTGGCTACAGCACCCAGAACACCACACCCTGCTGCTCTGAGGACACCATACCCTCACAAG TGTCCGATTATGACTACTTCTCCGTGGGTGGCGACCAGGAGACGGACCAGCCCGACTTCAACAAGTTCTCCACCATCCCCCGCAACAGTGACATCAGCCAGTCCTACCGCCGCATGTTCCAGGCCAAGCGGCCGGCCTCCACAGCGGGCATCCCCCCCACAGCCCCCTCCCCCGGCAGTATTGTCACCCCCGGGGTGGCCACCATCCGCCGCACGCCCTCCTCCAAGCCCAACCTGCGGCGTTCCTCCGGAGGCCTGGGTCTGGGCCCCATCCCCATCAAGCCCCCCATGATCCCTGTCAAGACGCCCACTGTTCCCGAGCACCCCGGGTTGTTCTTCAGaggagagggcgagggagggggACCGCTGAGCCCACTCTCTTCAGCGGGGGACAACGGCTTGGTGTCTCCCAAGGCACCCTGGGATGCTCAGGCCTCCTCCGATCCACCCACTCCCCCACCTCAGCCTGGTAGCAGGTTGTCAGAGTGGGACCGTGAGGCCCTGCCAGAGGTTCAGGAGGAGGAGCCTGGCTGCGGTGAGGGGGAAGATGTGCTCTTGGCCATACGGCGAGGGGTCAAGCTGAAGAAGACTATGTCCAACGACCGGTCAGCGCCACGAATAGTGTGA
- the LOC112233340 gene encoding protein MTSS 1 isoform X3: METVIERECSALGGLFQTVIGDMKSSYPVWDDFISKAGKLQSQLRTTVVAVAAFLDAFQKVADLATGSRGGTRDIGSALTRMCMRHRSIEAKLRQFSMVFIDCLINPLQDQMEEWKRVANTLDKDHAKEYKKARQEIKKKSSDTLKLQKKAKKGRGDIQPQLDNAMQDISDKYLLLEETEKQAVRKALVEERSRFCTFVSMLRPVVEEEMSMLGEITHLQTLTDDLKALTMDPHKLPPASEQVILDLKGSESSWSYHTPPSSPSTIASRKSSMCSSLNSVNSSDSRSSGSHCHSPTSHYRYRSSALPQQGPARLSSVSSHDSGFISQDAYQSKSPSPMPSDTNPQTSGSSSSAASETCQPVSEGSCSSSSSSSSPASSKETCSSTRVEQLSNGHDHQHHGPSTALYLSGGGMQEVYPDLPPSSPSTPLASPSYSPTSPVWAWSRPGSALLVDYPPYCALGPGMIPSSKVPTWKDWAKPGPYDQPMVNTLRRTKEKRETPNPSSPQATTPGDEPQRAKGTNAVTTAKQEEAEAHEELALALARGLQLDIQHSSRDSLQCSSGYSTQNTTPCCSEDTIPSQVSDYDYFSVGGDQETDQPDFNKFSTIPRNSDISQSYRRMFQAKRPASTAGIPPTAPSPGSIVTPGVATIRRTPSSKPNLRRSSGGLGLGPIPIKPPMIPVKTPTVPEHPGLFFRGEGEGGGPLSPLSSAGDNGLVSPKAPWDAQASSDPPTPPPQPGSRLSEWDREALPEVQEEEPGCGEGEDVLLAIRRGVKLKKTMSNDRSAPRIV, translated from the exons GCGGCACCAGAGACATCGGTTCAGCCCTCACCAGGATGTGTATGAGGCACCGGAGCATCGAGGCCAAGCTCAGGCAGTTCTCCAT GGTTTTCATCGACTGCTTGATTAACCCTCTGCAAGACcagatggaggagtggaagagagtgGCCAACACGCTGGACAAGGACCACGCCAAAG AGTACAAGAAAGCCCGTCAGGAGATCAAAAAGAAATCCTCCGACACTCTCAAGCTGCAGAAGAAGGCAAAGAAAG GCCGGGGGGACATCCAGCCCCAGCTGGACAATGCCATGCAGGACATCAGTGATAAGTACCTGCttctggaggagacagagaagcagGCGGTCAGGAAGGCCCTGGTGGAGGAGCGGAGCCGATTCTGCACCTTCGTCTCCATGCTGAGGCCCGTCGTG GAAGAGGAGATGTCCATGTTGGGGGAGATCACTCACCTGCAGACCCTCACTGACGACCTGAAGGCTCTGACCATGGACCCGCACAAGCTGCCCCCCGCCAGCGAGCAG GTCATTCTGGACCTGAAGGGATCTGAGAGCAGCTGGTCCTACCatacccctccttcctcccccagcACCATAGCATCCAGGAAGTCCAGCATGTGCAG TAGTCTGAACAGCGTCAACAGCAGCGACTCTCGCTCCAGCGGCTCTCactgccactcccccacctcccACTACCGCTACCGGAGCTCCGCCCTCCCTCAGCAAGGCCCCGCCCGCCTCTCCAGTGTCTCCTCCCATGACTCTGGCTTCATCTCCCAGGATGCCTATCAGTCCAAGTCTCCATCGCCCATGCCCTCTGACACCAACCCACAG ACCTCTGGCTCTTCATCCTCGGCCGCCTCTGAGACTTGCCAGCCTGTCAGTGAGGgcagctgctcctcctcctcgtcctcctcctcacctGCCTCCTCTAAGGAGACCTGCTCCAGCACTAGGGTGgaacag CTGTCAAACGGGCACGATCATCAACATCACGGGCCATCCACCGCCCTCTATCTGTCAGGCGGGGGCATGCAGGAGGTCTACCCcgacctccctccatcctccccctccacccccctcgcCTCGCCCTCCTACTCTCCCACCTCCCCCGTGTGGGCATGGTCGAGACCAGGTTCTGCCCTCCTGGTCGACTACCCCCCCTATTGCGCCCTGGGTCCGGGCATGATCCCCTCCTCCAAGGTCCCCACCTGGAAG GACTGGGCCAAGCCAGGGCCCTATGACCAGCCCATGGTGAACACCCTGAGGAGGAccaaggagaagagggagactccAAATCCCAGCAGCCCCCAGGCCACCACACCAGGGGACGAGCCCCAGAGAGCCAAGGGAACCAACGCAGTCACAACAGCCAAG CAGGAGGAGGCGGAGGCCCATGAGGAGCTGGCCCTGGCTCTGGCCCGCGGGTTGCAGCTGGATATCCAGCACTCCAGCAGGGACTCCCTGCAGTGCTCCAGTGGCTACAGCACCCAGAACACCACACCCTGCTGCTCTGAGGACACCATACCCTCACAAG TGTCCGATTATGACTACTTCTCCGTGGGTGGCGACCAGGAGACGGACCAGCCCGACTTCAACAAGTTCTCCACCATCCCCCGCAACAGTGACATCAGCCAGTCCTACCGCCGCATGTTCCAGGCCAAGCGGCCGGCCTCCACAGCGGGCATCCCCCCCACAGCCCCCTCCCCCGGCAGTATTGTCACCCCCGGGGTGGCCACCATCCGCCGCACGCCCTCCTCCAAGCCCAACCTGCGGCGTTCCTCCGGAGGCCTGGGTCTGGGCCCCATCCCCATCAAGCCCCCCATGATCCCTGTCAAGACGCCCACTGTTCCCGAGCACCCCGGGTTGTTCTTCAGaggagagggcgagggagggggACCGCTGAGCCCACTCTCTTCAGCGGGGGACAACGGCTTGGTGTCTCCCAAGGCACCCTGGGATGCTCAGGCCTCCTCCGATCCACCCACTCCCCCACCTCAGCCTGGTAGCAGGTTGTCAGAGTGGGACCGTGAGGCCCTGCCAGAGGTTCAGGAGGAGGAGCCTGGCTGCGGTGAGGGGGAAGATGTGCTCTTGGCCATACGGCGAGGGGTCAAGCTGAAGAAGACTATGTCCAACGACCGGTCAGCGCCACGAATAGTGTGA
- the LOC112233340 gene encoding protein MTSS 1 isoform X2: METVIERECSALGGLFQTVIGDMKSSYPVWDDFISKAGKLQSQLRTTVVAVAAFLDAFQKVADLATGSRGGTRDIGSALTRMCMRHRSIEAKLRQFSMVFIDCLINPLQDQMEEWKRVANTLDKDHAKEYKKARQEIKKKSSDTLKLQKKAKKADVFGRGDIQPQLDNAMQDISDKYLLLEETEKQAVRKALVEERSRFCTFVSMLRPVVEEEMSMLGEITHLQTLTDDLKALTMDPHKLPPASEQVILDLKGSESSWSYHTPPSSPSTIASRKSSMCSSLNSVNSSDSRSSGSHCHSPTSHYRYRSSALPQQGPARLSSVSSHDSGFISQDAYQSKSPSPMPSDTNPQTSGSSSSAASETCQPVSEGSCSSSSSSSSPASSKETCSSTRVEQLSNGHDHQHHGPSTALYLSGGGMQEVYPDLPPSSPSTPLASPSYSPTSPVWAWSRPGSALLVDYPPYCALGPGMIPSSKVPTWKDWAKPGPYDQPMVNTLRRTKEKRETPNPSSPQATTPGDEPQRAKGTNAVTTAKEEAEAHEELALALARGLQLDIQHSSRDSLQCSSGYSTQNTTPCCSEDTIPSQVSDYDYFSVGGDQETDQPDFNKFSTIPRNSDISQSYRRMFQAKRPASTAGIPPTAPSPGSIVTPGVATIRRTPSSKPNLRRSSGGLGLGPIPIKPPMIPVKTPTVPEHPGLFFRGEGEGGGPLSPLSSAGDNGLVSPKAPWDAQASSDPPTPPPQPGSRLSEWDREALPEVQEEEPGCGEGEDVLLAIRRGVKLKKTMSNDRSAPRIV, translated from the exons GCGGCACCAGAGACATCGGTTCAGCCCTCACCAGGATGTGTATGAGGCACCGGAGCATCGAGGCCAAGCTCAGGCAGTTCTCCAT GGTTTTCATCGACTGCTTGATTAACCCTCTGCAAGACcagatggaggagtggaagagagtgGCCAACACGCTGGACAAGGACCACGCCAAAG AGTACAAGAAAGCCCGTCAGGAGATCAAAAAGAAATCCTCCGACACTCTCAAGCTGCAGAAGAAGGCAAAGAAAG CTGACGTGTTCG GCCGGGGGGACATCCAGCCCCAGCTGGACAATGCCATGCAGGACATCAGTGATAAGTACCTGCttctggaggagacagagaagcagGCGGTCAGGAAGGCCCTGGTGGAGGAGCGGAGCCGATTCTGCACCTTCGTCTCCATGCTGAGGCCCGTCGTG GAAGAGGAGATGTCCATGTTGGGGGAGATCACTCACCTGCAGACCCTCACTGACGACCTGAAGGCTCTGACCATGGACCCGCACAAGCTGCCCCCCGCCAGCGAGCAG GTCATTCTGGACCTGAAGGGATCTGAGAGCAGCTGGTCCTACCatacccctccttcctcccccagcACCATAGCATCCAGGAAGTCCAGCATGTGCAG TAGTCTGAACAGCGTCAACAGCAGCGACTCTCGCTCCAGCGGCTCTCactgccactcccccacctcccACTACCGCTACCGGAGCTCCGCCCTCCCTCAGCAAGGCCCCGCCCGCCTCTCCAGTGTCTCCTCCCATGACTCTGGCTTCATCTCCCAGGATGCCTATCAGTCCAAGTCTCCATCGCCCATGCCCTCTGACACCAACCCACAG ACCTCTGGCTCTTCATCCTCGGCCGCCTCTGAGACTTGCCAGCCTGTCAGTGAGGgcagctgctcctcctcctcgtcctcctcctcacctGCCTCCTCTAAGGAGACCTGCTCCAGCACTAGGGTGgaacag CTGTCAAACGGGCACGATCATCAACATCACGGGCCATCCACCGCCCTCTATCTGTCAGGCGGGGGCATGCAGGAGGTCTACCCcgacctccctccatcctccccctccacccccctcgcCTCGCCCTCCTACTCTCCCACCTCCCCCGTGTGGGCATGGTCGAGACCAGGTTCTGCCCTCCTGGTCGACTACCCCCCCTATTGCGCCCTGGGTCCGGGCATGATCCCCTCCTCCAAGGTCCCCACCTGGAAG GACTGGGCCAAGCCAGGGCCCTATGACCAGCCCATGGTGAACACCCTGAGGAGGAccaaggagaagagggagactccAAATCCCAGCAGCCCCCAGGCCACCACACCAGGGGACGAGCCCCAGAGAGCCAAGGGAACCAACGCAGTCACAACAGCCAAG GAGGAGGCGGAGGCCCATGAGGAGCTGGCCCTGGCTCTGGCCCGCGGGTTGCAGCTGGATATCCAGCACTCCAGCAGGGACTCCCTGCAGTGCTCCAGTGGCTACAGCACCCAGAACACCACACCCTGCTGCTCTGAGGACACCATACCCTCACAAG TGTCCGATTATGACTACTTCTCCGTGGGTGGCGACCAGGAGACGGACCAGCCCGACTTCAACAAGTTCTCCACCATCCCCCGCAACAGTGACATCAGCCAGTCCTACCGCCGCATGTTCCAGGCCAAGCGGCCGGCCTCCACAGCGGGCATCCCCCCCACAGCCCCCTCCCCCGGCAGTATTGTCACCCCCGGGGTGGCCACCATCCGCCGCACGCCCTCCTCCAAGCCCAACCTGCGGCGTTCCTCCGGAGGCCTGGGTCTGGGCCCCATCCCCATCAAGCCCCCCATGATCCCTGTCAAGACGCCCACTGTTCCCGAGCACCCCGGGTTGTTCTTCAGaggagagggcgagggagggggACCGCTGAGCCCACTCTCTTCAGCGGGGGACAACGGCTTGGTGTCTCCCAAGGCACCCTGGGATGCTCAGGCCTCCTCCGATCCACCCACTCCCCCACCTCAGCCTGGTAGCAGGTTGTCAGAGTGGGACCGTGAGGCCCTGCCAGAGGTTCAGGAGGAGGAGCCTGGCTGCGGTGAGGGGGAAGATGTGCTCTTGGCCATACGGCGAGGGGTCAAGCTGAAGAAGACTATGTCCAACGACCGGTCAGCGCCACGAATAGTGTGA